One Gossypium raimondii isolate GPD5lz chromosome 3, ASM2569854v1, whole genome shotgun sequence genomic window carries:
- the LOC105795413 gene encoding translation initiation factor IF3-1, mitochondrial, producing the protein MAFWRRINQSKLQLISNQYRRFYFQAPFTSSLHQTRIRVLEKPVCSIEDKPSYFYSNVRSFAAPVQAIKNKKAEAGKEKPRLNKQITASVVRLVTEDGQHSVVSIQEALQQARKKGLDLVEVQKMVNPPVCRLMDYNKEMYRRRQKEKEIAKNKAGETIKKGVCKIRFTGKIAENDLKLKAENVIRLMERGYRVKCMAMGQAKEHEVEDLGGILSRLTNLIEDVCVVESGPKVEKTNAYVIVKHVKFGPTKKGGGKKSKVETSTESATDNQSPVLPHDESTESGSESEDTMLSDEDELPMSSPMQMRDESTGSNTSQSCRPDTSPEIHNRYKRSEPRNPSNPQFPYPRREQPNMGQSTRESVRSEPWFQNPPRQPPQNMGQDTRESVRSEPWFHNPPRQPPQNMGQNTRESVRSEPWFQYPPRQPPQNMGQNMRETVRSAPQFPYQRRQPPQNMNATSSVQHTKQVENESSKSPSNNSLSFGIFSGSKANSSGKQAPDAPMSNEGNRYASLRNRGMNGNGANQNTRGSQFDGDRKPDSNMAGQDRYSSTSNRKP; encoded by the exons ATGGCGTTTTGGCGTAGAATCAATCAGTCTAAGCTTCAACTTATATCGAATCAATACAGGAGATTTTACTTTCAAGCTCCCTTTACTTCCTCTCTTCATCAAACGAGGATCCGTGTTTTGGAGAAACCTGTTTGCAGTATTGAAGATAAGCCCTCGTATTTTTACAGCAATGTTAGATCTTTTGCTGCCCCAGTTCAG GCTATTAAGAACAAGAAGGCTGAGGCAGGCAAGGAAAAGCCGCGTTTAAATAAGCAAATCACTGCTAGTGTTGTAAGATTGGTGACGGAAGACG GTCAGCATTCCGTCGTCTCAATTCAAGAAGCATTGCAACAGGCAAGGAAGAAAGGTCTCGATCTTGTCGAG GTTCAGAAAATGGTTAACCCGCCTGTTTGTAGGCTGATGGACTATAATAAGGAAATGTACCGACGACgtcaaaaggaaaaggaaattgCTAAAAACAAG GCAGGGGAGACAATAAAGAAAGGAGTGTGCAAAATTCGATTCACTGGGAAAATA GCAGAAAATGACCTAAAGTTGAAAGCAGAAAATGTTATTCGATTAATGGAACGAGGTTACCGAGTAAAG TGTATGGCCATGGGGCAGGCTAAGGAGCACGAAGTCGAGGATCTGGGAGGAATTTTGTCTCGTCTCACTAACTTG ATTGAAGATGTATGTGTTGTGGAAAGTGGGCCAAAGGTGGAGAAAACAAATGCTTATGTGATAGTCAAGCATGTCAAATTTGGCCCGACAAAGAAAGGTGGtggaaaaaaatcaaaggtCGAAACTTCTACCGAATCAGCTACTGACAACCAAAGTCCCGTGCTGCCTCATGATGAATCTACTGAATCTGGCTCAGAGTCTGAAGATACTATGCTTTCAGATGAAGATGAGCTGCCTATGTCTTCACCGATGCAAATGCGGGATGAATCTACTGGATCAAATACTTCTCAATCCTGTCGTCCAGATACATCCCCTGAGATCCACAACAGATACAAAAGGAGTGAACCGAGGAATCCGTCCAATCCTCAATTCCCGTATCCACGACGGGAACAACCTAATATGGGCCAGAGTACAAGAGAGTCAGTCAGGTCAGAACCCTGGTTCCAAAATCCACCACGGCAACCACCTCAAAATATGGGCCAGGATACAAGAGAGTCAGTCAGGTCAGAACCCTGGTTCCATAATCCACCACGGCAACCACCTCAAAATATGGGCCAGAATACAAGAGAGTCAGTCAGGTCAGAACCCTGGTTCCAATATCCACCACGGCAACCACCACAAAATATGGGCCAGAATATGAGAGAGACAGTTAGGTCAGCACCCCAGTTCCCATATCAACGACGGCAACCACCCCAAAACATGAATGCTACATCCTCGGTGCAACACACGAAGCAAGTTGAGAACGAATCTTCAAAGTCTCCCTCTAATAACTCGCTGAGCTTTGGGATATTTAGCGGTTCGAAAGCAAATTCATCTGGCAAGCAAGCACCGGATGCACCCATGAGCAACGAGGGAAACAGGTATGCATCCTTGCGAAATCGTGGCATGAATGGAAATGGA